The following are from one region of the Nocardia terpenica genome:
- the typA gene encoding translational GTPase TypA, which produces MSSVEFRNVAIVAHVDHGKTTLVDAMLRQSGAFSERADVVDRVMDSGDLEREKGITILAKNTAVHRHNADGSVTVINVIDTPGHADFGGEVERGLSMVDGVVLLVDASEGPLPQTRFVLRKALAASLPVILVVNKTDRPDARIAEVVEESHDLLLDLASDLDDEASEAAELALDLPVLYASGREGKASTRRPENGNAPDAENLDELFEVLLRHVPAPKGDASAPLQAHVTNLDASPFLGRLALVRIHNGTLRKGQNVAWMSAEGTKNVKITELLKTVGVQRNPAEEAVAGDIVAVAGIPDIMIGDTLADSENPVALPRITVDQPAISVTVGINASPMAGRNGGTKLTARMVKARLDQELIGNVSIRVLPTERPDTWEVQGRGELALAILVETMRREGFELTVGKPQVVTHTVDGKVHEPFEELTVDVPEEHLGAVTQLLAARKGKMVQMTNHGSGWVRMEFIVPSRGLIGFRTDFLTETRGTGIANAVSHGYAPWAGEIRARHTGSLVSDRAGSVTAYAMLQLADRGTFFVEPGADTYEGMVVGINPRAEDLDINVTREKKLTNMRSATGDVLETLARPKVLDLEGALEFCSADECVEVGPEVIRVRKVILSANERARELSRRKARDRAAQGV; this is translated from the coding sequence GTGTCGTCGGTCGAGTTTCGGAACGTGGCGATCGTCGCCCACGTAGACCACGGCAAGACGACCTTGGTCGATGCCATGCTCAGGCAATCGGGCGCGTTCTCCGAGCGTGCCGACGTGGTCGATCGCGTGATGGACTCGGGCGATCTCGAGCGCGAGAAGGGCATCACGATTCTCGCCAAGAACACCGCGGTGCACCGGCACAACGCCGACGGCAGCGTGACTGTGATCAATGTCATCGACACCCCGGGCCACGCCGATTTCGGCGGCGAGGTCGAGCGCGGCCTGTCCATGGTCGACGGTGTCGTGCTGCTGGTCGACGCCTCCGAGGGCCCGCTGCCGCAGACCCGGTTCGTGCTGCGCAAGGCGTTGGCCGCGTCGTTGCCGGTGATCCTGGTCGTCAACAAGACCGACCGGCCCGACGCCCGCATCGCCGAGGTCGTCGAGGAGAGCCACGACCTGCTGCTGGATCTGGCCTCCGACCTCGACGACGAGGCCTCCGAGGCCGCCGAGCTGGCGCTGGATCTGCCCGTGCTGTACGCCTCCGGCCGCGAGGGCAAGGCGTCCACCCGGCGTCCCGAGAACGGCAACGCGCCCGACGCCGAGAACCTGGACGAGCTGTTCGAGGTGCTGCTGCGGCACGTGCCCGCCCCGAAGGGCGACGCCTCGGCCCCGCTGCAGGCGCACGTCACCAACCTCGACGCCTCGCCGTTCCTGGGTCGGCTCGCGCTGGTCCGCATTCACAACGGCACCCTGCGCAAGGGCCAGAACGTGGCCTGGATGAGCGCCGAGGGCACCAAGAACGTCAAGATCACCGAGCTGCTCAAGACCGTTGGCGTGCAGCGTAATCCGGCCGAGGAGGCGGTGGCCGGTGACATCGTGGCCGTGGCCGGTATCCCGGACATCATGATCGGCGACACGCTCGCCGATTCGGAGAACCCGGTCGCGCTGCCGCGCATCACCGTCGACCAGCCCGCCATCTCGGTCACCGTCGGCATCAACGCCTCGCCGATGGCGGGCCGCAACGGCGGCACCAAGCTGACCGCCCGCATGGTGAAGGCGCGGCTGGATCAGGAGCTGATCGGCAACGTGTCGATCCGCGTGCTGCCCACCGAGCGCCCCGACACCTGGGAGGTGCAGGGCCGCGGCGAGCTGGCGCTGGCCATCCTGGTCGAGACCATGCGCCGCGAGGGCTTCGAGCTGACCGTCGGCAAGCCGCAGGTGGTCACCCACACCGTGGACGGCAAGGTGCACGAGCCGTTCGAGGAGCTGACCGTGGACGTGCCCGAGGAGCACCTCGGCGCGGTCACCCAGCTGCTGGCCGCCCGCAAGGGCAAGATGGTGCAGATGACCAACCACGGATCCGGTTGGGTCCGCATGGAATTCATCGTGCCCTCGCGCGGCCTGATCGGTTTCCGCACCGACTTCCTCACCGAGACCCGCGGCACCGGCATCGCCAACGCCGTCTCGCACGGGTACGCGCCGTGGGCCGGTGAGATTCGCGCCCGGCACACCGGCTCGCTGGTGTCCGACCGCGCGGGCAGCGTCACCGCCTACGCCATGCTGCAGCTGGCCGACCGCGGCACGTTCTTCGTCGAGCCGGGCGCCGACACCTACGAGGGCATGGTGGTGGGCATCAACCCGCGCGCCGAGGATCTCGACATCAACGTCACCCGCGAGAAGAAGCTGACCAATATGCGCAGCGCCACCGGCGACGTGCTGGAGACGCTGGCCCGCCCGAAGGTGCTGGATCTCGAGGGCGCGCTGGAGTTCTGCTCCGCCGACGAGTGCGTCGAGGTCGGCCCCGAGGTGATCCGGGTCCGCAAGGTCATCCTCAGCGCCAACGAGCGCGCACGGGAGCTGTCGCGGCGCAAGGCGCGCGATCGGGCGGCCCAGGGCGTGTAG